The Candidatus Methylomirabilota bacterium genomic sequence GGCTGATCGGCCCCGACGGCGCGGGCAAGACCTCCACCTTCCAGGTGCTGGGCGGCGTCATGCCGGCCACCGCGGGAACGGCGGAGCTGATGGGCCGCCCCGCGCGGGAGGCGCGGCCGTTCGTGGGCTACCTCACGCAGGCCTTCAGCCTGTATCCCGATCTCTCGGTGCACGAGAACATCCGCTACGTGGGCGAGCTGCGCCTGGTGCCGCGCGAGGAGATCGAACGGCGCGGGCGGCGCTACCTGGAGATGTTCGGGATGGATCGGTTCGGCGACCGGCTCGCCGGCCGGCTCAGCGGCGGCATGAGGCAGAAGATGGCGCTGGCGTGCGCGCTGGTGGCGGAGCCTCGAATCTTGTTGCTGGACGAGCCCACCACCGGCGTGGATCCGGTGTCGCGGCGCGAGTTCTGGGACACGCTGGTCGACCTGTCGAGCCACGGCATGACGATCCTGGTGGCCACGCCGTATCTCGACGAAGCCGAGCGCTGCCACCGTGTCGCCCTGATGCACCAGGGGCGGCTGGTGCGCACCGGCACCCCCGCCGAGATCCGCGACGGCCTGGGCCTCACCCGCCTGGAGCTGCGCACGCCCGACCTCCGCGCAGCCGCGGCGGCGCTGGGCGGTCGCGACGGCATCGCAGACGTTCAGCGCTTCGGTGACCGGCTCGACGTCATGGTGCGCGACGCGGCGGAGGGCGAGCGCGCCGTCCGCGCCGCGCTCGGCGCGGCCGGCCAGGGCGTGGGCTCGCTGCGCCCCGGCGCGCCCACGCTGGAGAACGCCTTCGTGTCAATTTTGCAGTCGCTCGAAGGCGAGCCGCGCGCGCCCGACTTCCCGGGCCGGCGCCGCGAGGAGCATCACGCGGAGGCGGTCGCGATCGGGGCGCGCGACCTCGGCAAGACATTCGGGGACTTCACCGCGGTGAAGGGCGTCGACCTGGAGATTCGGCCCGGCGAGGTCTACGGCCTGCTCGGCGCCAACGGGGCCGGCAAGACCACCACGATCAAGATGCTCTGCGGGCTGCTGGAGCCGAGCGAGGGCGTGGTGGAGCTGGCCGGCGAGCGCGGGGCGCTCCGCTCCGAGGCCGTCCGGCAGCAGGTCGGCTACATGTCGCAGAGGTTCTCCCTCTACGACGACCTCACGATCGAGGAGAACCTCGACTTCTTCGCCGGGGTCTACCAGGTGCCACCGGACCGCCGCGCGGAGCGCAAGCGCTGGGTGCTGGCGTTCGCGGGCCTCGAGGGCCGCGGCGGCCAGCTCACCGGCTCGCTGCCCGGCGGGTGGAAGCAGCGGGTGGCCTTCGGGGCCGCGGTGATGCACGAGCCGCGGGTGCTCTTCCTCGACGAGCCGACGTCCGGCGTGGATCCGATCGCGCGCCGGGCCCTCTGGACCATGATCAATCGCCTCGCAGACAGCGGGACCGCCATCCTCGTCACCACGCACTACCTGGAAGAGGCCGAGCAGTGCAACCGCCTCGGCTTCATGGTGGGCGGCGAGCTGGTGGCCGAGGGCACGCCGACCGGGATCAAGGCGGCCCAGGGCGGCCGGGTGCTGGAGCTGCGCGTCGACGACCCGATCCGGGCCATGAGCCGCCTCCGGTCGGAGCTCGAGCGCTGGCGCGTGTCGCTCTTCGGCGACCGCATCCACGTCATCGTGGATGGCGACCCGGACGACGCGGCGCGCGACCTGCGCGCCCGCCTCGAGCGCGCCTCCATCCGCACGCTCGAGCTGACTCAGCAGGACTACTCGCTCGAGGACGTCTTCATCCTGATCGTGGAGCGGAACCACCGCGCGGGCCGGTCGGCCGCGGCGGCGTGACCCGACCATGCGTCGAATCCTCGCCCAGGCGCGGAAGGATCTCA encodes the following:
- a CDS encoding ATP-binding cassette domain-containing protein, with protein sequence MSAPAPAIRVAGLTRRYGEVEAVRGIDLEVPPGEIFGLIGPDGAGKTSTFQVLGGVMPATAGTAELMGRPAREARPFVGYLTQAFSLYPDLSVHENIRYVGELRLVPREEIERRGRRYLEMFGMDRFGDRLAGRLSGGMRQKMALACALVAEPRILLLDEPTTGVDPVSRREFWDTLVDLSSHGMTILVATPYLDEAERCHRVALMHQGRLVRTGTPAEIRDGLGLTRLELRTPDLRAAAAALGGRDGIADVQRFGDRLDVMVRDAAEGERAVRAALGAAGQGVGSLRPGAPTLENAFVSILQSLEGEPRAPDFPGRRREEHHAEAVAIGARDLGKTFGDFTAVKGVDLEIRPGEVYGLLGANGAGKTTTIKMLCGLLEPSEGVVELAGERGALRSEAVRQQVGYMSQRFSLYDDLTIEENLDFFAGVYQVPPDRRAERKRWVLAFAGLEGRGGQLTGSLPGGWKQRVAFGAAVMHEPRVLFLDEPTSGVDPIARRALWTMINRLADSGTAILVTTHYLEEAEQCNRLGFMVGGELVAEGTPTGIKAAQGGRVLELRVDDPIRAMSRLRSELERWRVSLFGDRIHVIVDGDPDDAARDLRARLERASIRTLELTQQDYSLEDVFILIVERNHRAGRSAAAA